Proteins encoded in a region of the Zunongwangia endophytica genome:
- a CDS encoding family 10 glycosylhydrolase → MKIKFLFLSLVVAFSSISCLDNMQSAQKNTSEEKKDEAAKTSDFKYWTWITADEKRTDASYTEEFKKYKENGLDAVLINTNTDPDLLAHLTPLAKAEGLEVHAWIMAVNRPGDEVALQHPEWYQVSRNGESCYDTRPYVDYYQWLCPTREESRNHILSLVEGLSKVKDVETVHLDYIRFPDIFLPIALLPKYDLEQTTEMPEYDFCYCDVCISKFKEMHHKDPRDTDDPQIDMEWKQFRLNRIRDLVNDAYKIVHENSKELSAAVFPYPEMADHMVRQRWDKWNIDYVLPMIYNNFYNEDLDWIGFATKQGVEDLKAKNTQLHTGIYIPEMTPEDITEAIHQAKANGAKGVSFFDGNAFTKEKLEAVKKASEQ, encoded by the coding sequence ATGAAAATTAAGTTTTTATTCCTTTCCTTAGTTGTAGCATTTTCAAGCATTTCTTGTTTGGATAATATGCAAAGTGCACAAAAAAATACTTCGGAAGAAAAGAAAGATGAAGCAGCTAAAACTTCAGATTTTAAATATTGGACCTGGATTACTGCCGATGAAAAAAGAACCGATGCTTCGTATACTGAAGAGTTCAAAAAATATAAAGAAAACGGATTAGATGCGGTTTTAATTAATACGAATACCGATCCAGATTTACTGGCTCACTTAACACCACTTGCTAAAGCAGAAGGTTTAGAAGTACATGCCTGGATTATGGCTGTTAATCGCCCGGGAGACGAAGTTGCATTGCAGCATCCAGAATGGTATCAGGTAAGCCGAAATGGCGAATCTTGCTACGATACTCGTCCTTATGTAGATTATTATCAGTGGCTTTGCCCAACTAGAGAAGAATCCAGAAACCATATTTTAAGTTTAGTTGAAGGTTTGTCGAAAGTAAAAGATGTAGAAACCGTGCATTTAGATTATATCAGATTCCCTGATATTTTTCTTCCTATAGCGTTATTGCCTAAGTATGATTTGGAACAAACTACAGAAATGCCAGAATACGATTTCTGTTATTGCGATGTTTGTATTTCGAAATTTAAAGAAATGCACCATAAAGATCCTAGAGATACAGACGACCCTCAAATCGATATGGAGTGGAAGCAATTCCGTTTAAATCGAATTAGAGATCTGGTAAATGATGCTTATAAAATTGTTCACGAAAATAGCAAAGAACTAAGTGCTGCAGTTTTTCCTTATCCTGAAATGGCCGATCATATGGTGCGCCAACGATGGGACAAATGGAATATCGACTATGTACTACCAATGATCTACAACAATTTTTATAATGAAGATTTAGATTGGATTGGTTTTGCAACCAAACAAGGCGTTGAAGATTTAAAAGCTAAGAATACGCAATTACATACCGGAATTTATATTCCTGAAATGACTCCTGAAGATATTACTGAAGCCATACATCAGGCAAAAGCAAATGGAGCAAAAGGAGTTTCTTTCTTTGATGGGAATGCTTTTACGAAAGAAAAATTGGAAGCAGTGAAGAAAGCGAGTGAGCAATAG
- a CDS encoding carbohydrate-binding family 9-like protein has product MKSILVSFGFFFCLNAFAQETPRSYVAHKTSEEITIDGKAEEASWKEAKWTTDFIDIEGEKVPKYKTNVKMLWDDQYFHMYAKIVEPHIWATLKQRDTVIFYNNDFEVFIDPDGDTQKYMEFEVNALNTVWDLMLLETYREGGPAIDHWDINGIKSAVNIEGTLNDASDKDQYWEVEIAMPWDALIEASKNGEIPQNDFWRVNFSRVNWDYDLKDGHYSRKKGENGQYLPEYNWVWSPQGVINMHEPEHWGYVFFSDKKPSESIQFEIAKDEHIRWKMYELYRAQKDYYSKHKKWADRVEQLQKQPISVLNTKIHPKIELHTSGYNMIVESPFSEKKYLIKEDGEFLELKN; this is encoded by the coding sequence ATGAAATCGATATTAGTCAGTTTTGGATTCTTTTTTTGTTTGAATGCTTTTGCGCAGGAAACACCACGCTCTTATGTGGCGCACAAAACTTCCGAAGAAATTACTATTGATGGTAAAGCTGAAGAAGCTAGCTGGAAAGAAGCAAAATGGACTACCGATTTTATTGATATTGAAGGTGAAAAAGTCCCAAAGTATAAAACCAATGTAAAAATGCTTTGGGACGACCAGTATTTTCATATGTATGCCAAAATAGTAGAACCGCATATCTGGGCAACTTTAAAGCAAAGAGATACTGTGATTTTCTATAATAACGACTTTGAAGTTTTTATAGATCCCGATGGTGATACTCAAAAATACATGGAGTTTGAAGTAAATGCACTTAACACGGTTTGGGATTTAATGCTTTTGGAAACCTATCGCGAAGGCGGTCCGGCGATTGACCATTGGGATATTAACGGTATCAAATCTGCCGTAAATATCGAAGGTACTTTAAATGATGCTTCAGATAAAGACCAATATTGGGAAGTAGAAATTGCCATGCCATGGGATGCTTTAATTGAAGCTAGTAAAAATGGTGAAATTCCGCAGAACGATTTCTGGCGAGTTAATTTCTCTAGGGTTAATTGGGATTACGATTTAAAAGACGGTCATTATTCTAGAAAGAAAGGCGAAAATGGCCAATATCTGCCAGAATATAATTGGGTTTGGTCGCCACAAGGCGTGATCAATATGCACGAGCCGGAACATTGGGGATATGTGTTTTTTAGTGATAAAAAACCTTCAGAATCTATCCAATTTGAAATTGCTAAAGACGAGCATATCCGCTGGAAAATGTATGAATTGTACCGTGCTCAAAAAGATTATTATTCCAAACACAAGAAATGGGCAGATCGTGTAGAGCAACTTCAAAAGCAACCTATTTCAGTATTAAATACAAAGATACATCCAAAAATAGAACTTCATACTTCGGGTTATAATATGATTGTTGAAAGTCCTTTTTCAGAAAAAAAATATCTGATAAAAGAAGATGGAGAATTTTTAGAATTAAAGAATTAA
- a CDS encoding glycoside hydrolase family 130 protein, producing the protein MKNIPWQDKPENCKDVLWRHTENPIIDRYAIPTSNSIFNSAVVPFEDGFAGVFRCDNKAVQMNIFAGFSKDGINWDINHEPIEMQAGNTQMIDSDYKYDPRVTFIEDRYWVTWCNGYHGPTIGIAYTFDFKEFFQCENAFLPFNRNGVLFPNKINGKYAMLSRPSDNGHTPFGDIYISYSPDMKYWGEHRCVMKVAPFEKSAWQCTKIGAGPVPILTDEGWLLFYHGVIATCNGFRYSVGAAILDENEPDKVKYRSQPYLLAPAELYEMTGDVPNVVFPCAALHSHEEDKLALYYGAADTCTGVAYGKISEVVDFVKNNSL; encoded by the coding sequence ATGAAGAATATACCTTGGCAGGACAAACCTGAAAATTGTAAAGATGTACTTTGGAGACATACCGAAAACCCTATAATCGATCGGTATGCTATCCCAACGTCAAATAGTATTTTTAATAGCGCGGTAGTGCCTTTTGAAGATGGTTTTGCTGGCGTATTTAGATGTGACAACAAAGCGGTGCAAATGAATATTTTTGCCGGTTTTAGTAAAGATGGTATCAATTGGGATATTAATCACGAGCCTATAGAAATGCAGGCCGGTAATACTCAAATGATCGATTCAGATTATAAATACGATCCTCGTGTTACTTTTATCGAAGATCGCTATTGGGTTACCTGGTGTAACGGTTACCATGGCCCTACCATTGGTATCGCGTATACTTTCGATTTCAAAGAATTTTTTCAGTGTGAAAATGCTTTTTTGCCCTTCAACAGAAACGGAGTTTTATTCCCTAACAAAATCAACGGTAAATATGCGATGTTAAGTCGCCCTAGTGATAATGGCCATACGCCATTTGGGGATATTTACATTAGCTACAGTCCAGATATGAAATACTGGGGAGAACACCGTTGCGTAATGAAAGTTGCTCCGTTTGAAAAAAGTGCATGGCAATGCACAAAAATCGGCGCTGGCCCCGTGCCGATTTTAACCGACGAAGGTTGGTTGTTGTTTTATCATGGCGTTATTGCTACCTGTAACGGATTTAGATATTCGGTAGGTGCTGCAATTTTAGATGAAAATGAACCAGATAAAGTAAAATATCGTTCGCAGCCTTATTTATTGGCTCCGGCAGAACTTTACGAAATGACGGGAGATGTGCCAAATGTAGTTTTTCCTTGTGCAGCCTTGCATTCTCATGAAGAAGATAAACTAGCTTTGTATTACGGAGCGGCAGATACCTGCACAGGTGTTGCCTATGGTAAGATAAGCGAAGTTGTAGATTTTGTAAAAAATAATAGTTTGTAA
- a CDS encoding sodium:solute symporter family protein — MHIVDVIIIILYILLTLGVGVWVSKKASKGLDSYFLGGKTIKWYYLGLSNGSGMFDVSGTAWMVGILFLYGVKSFMFMWMWPIWNQVFVMMFLAVWIRKSKVMTGSEWILTRFGDDKAGRASHLIVAIFAVVASIGFIAYFFEGAGKFMTVILPWDMSLNIAEMTLLTSEQTYALLIIFFTTIYTIKGGMFSVVTTEVLQYVIMVIAGILVAGYTVYAFSDVEVNQLVPEEWKNVFFGNELTGFWSGDYQEFNRLIDTQGYKMFGAFIGMTLFKGFFSSVAGPTPGYDMQRILSTRNVKDAAYMSGFTNLVLFIPRYLLIGGIVLIGLVFIAPQMAEAGAVTGNDLEVILPKVINNHVPVGIKGLLLAGLLAAFMSTFSAFVNAGPAYIVNDIYKKYFKPKASDRHYVKASHIASFAVVTLGVIMGFFADSINAITLWITSALYGGYVAANFLKWVWWRFNGWGYFWGMLAGLVIATLQFFLDQNKANLEAGTLLHDLSEIPVIYLFPIILGFSLLGSLLGTFLTKPTDMATLKSFYTNVHPWGFWKPVRDYYSEENIEKNNEFWLDMFNCLIGIIWQSSMILLPIFLVVRDYPKTWMSVAVFIATSLILKFTWLDKVKHLETSPEEN, encoded by the coding sequence ATGCATATAGTAGATGTAATCATAATTATCCTTTATATTTTATTAACCCTTGGCGTTGGTGTTTGGGTATCCAAAAAAGCAAGCAAAGGTTTAGATTCTTATTTTCTAGGGGGTAAAACAATAAAATGGTATTATCTGGGATTAAGTAACGGTTCCGGGATGTTCGATGTTTCGGGGACGGCCTGGATGGTAGGAATTCTTTTTCTCTACGGCGTGAAAAGCTTTATGTTTATGTGGATGTGGCCAATCTGGAATCAGGTTTTCGTAATGATGTTTCTGGCGGTTTGGATACGGAAGTCTAAAGTAATGACGGGGTCGGAGTGGATTCTTACTCGTTTTGGAGACGATAAAGCAGGGCGAGCATCTCATTTAATTGTAGCCATCTTTGCGGTGGTTGCTTCAATAGGTTTTATAGCTTACTTTTTTGAAGGCGCAGGAAAATTTATGACGGTAATCCTTCCGTGGGATATGAGTTTGAATATTGCTGAAATGACCTTGCTTACTTCAGAACAAACATATGCCTTACTCATCATATTTTTTACAACTATTTATACCATAAAAGGCGGAATGTTTTCCGTAGTAACTACTGAAGTTTTACAGTATGTAATCATGGTTATAGCGGGAATTTTAGTAGCCGGTTATACAGTCTATGCATTTAGTGATGTTGAGGTAAATCAGCTAGTTCCTGAAGAATGGAAAAATGTATTCTTCGGAAATGAGCTTACCGGATTTTGGTCGGGAGATTATCAGGAATTTAACCGACTTATCGATACGCAAGGTTATAAAATGTTTGGCGCTTTTATCGGGATGACACTTTTTAAAGGTTTCTTTTCGAGTGTTGCAGGGCCAACGCCCGGTTACGATATGCAACGAATTCTTTCAACCAGAAATGTGAAAGATGCGGCGTATATGAGTGGTTTTACCAATTTGGTATTATTTATTCCACGTTATCTTTTAATCGGTGGGATTGTTTTGATTGGTTTAGTATTTATCGCCCCACAGATGGCAGAAGCAGGAGCTGTTACCGGTAACGATCTTGAAGTTATTTTACCTAAAGTAATCAATAATCATGTTCCGGTAGGTATTAAAGGATTATTGTTAGCCGGATTATTAGCCGCTTTTATGTCGACCTTTTCGGCTTTTGTAAATGCAGGGCCGGCTTATATTGTGAACGATATTTATAAGAAATATTTTAAGCCAAAAGCTTCAGATAGGCATTATGTGAAAGCGAGTCATATTGCTTCTTTTGCAGTAGTTACGCTTGGCGTAATTATGGGCTTTTTTGCAGATTCTATAAATGCTATAACATTGTGGATTACCAGCGCGCTTTATGGTGGTTATGTAGCGGCAAACTTTTTAAAATGGGTTTGGTGGCGATTTAATGGTTGGGGATATTTCTGGGGAATGTTAGCAGGTTTGGTGATTGCGACGCTTCAGTTTTTCTTAGATCAAAATAAAGCGAATTTAGAAGCGGGTACTTTGCTGCATGATCTTTCAGAAATTCCGGTAATCTATTTATTTCCGATCATTTTAGGATTTTCATTACTTGGTTCTTTGTTAGGTACATTCCTCACAAAACCAACAGATATGGCAACGCTGAAATCTTTTTATACCAATGTGCATCCATGGGGTTTTTGGAAGCCGGTAAGAGATTATTATTCCGAAGAAAATATAGAGAAAAACAACGAATTTTGGTTAGATATGTTTAATTGTCTAATTGGTATTATCTGGCAGTCGAGCATGATTTTATTACCAATCTTTTTGGTAGTAAGAGATTACCCGAAAACATGGATGTCTGTTGCGGTATTTATTGCCACAAGCTTAATTTTGAAATTTACCTGGTTAGATAAAGTGAAGCATCTGGAAACAAGTCCAGAAGAAAATTAA
- a CDS encoding GH92 family glycosyl hydrolase — translation MFMTTRFCAIAASFFLLISCKKESDENLKESPKNENLTSHVNPFIGTGGHGHTYPGVSRPFGMVQLSPDNGQNGWDWCSGYHYSDSLVAGFSHLHLSGTGIGDLADILFMPVNKKIDLTKAVEEQKDIPYLSKYTHDNETAKPGYYQLFLEDYDVNVELTSTLRTGYHQYTFGEGEKQSVIIDLGFAINWDTPTETSLTIEDENTITGYRHSTGWAKNQKVFFVAKFSKPIVNSEFYTEAKLSEATQVEGKKTSAQLYFYKEDKNLQVAVALSSVSLENAKENLDSDANFNFEEIKTESNEVWNSALSDIVVESKTDSLKEIFYTALYHASLSPVTFSDKNGEFRLQNDSISSAEGTTYSTLSLWDTFRAENPLLTFTNPDKVADIINSMLAYYDESGALPVWTLYGNETNTMTGYHSVPVIVEAFTKGIKGFDAERAYEAVKTTMMQDQRSLKELKEFGYVPYNLGNESVTKTLEYGYNDWCVAQMAKALNKQEDYKYFSKRAESYKKLFDPETGFMRGKSSEGKWHTPFDPKHSQHRVNTDYTEGNAWQHSWFVLHDAEGLIQLHGGAEPFSEKLEQLFNESSEITGEHISNDISGLIGQYAHGNEPSHHIAYLFNKAGKPWKTQEYVHEILETQYSTNPDGLSGNEDAGQMSAWYVFSSMGLYPFNPASATYEIGTPVFDKSTINLKGGNQFLITAKNLSPENFYIQSAKLNGKEFNKTTLSHKQILAGGTLEFGMGSEPNKNWGTAKK, via the coding sequence ATGTTTATGACTACACGATTTTGTGCAATTGCGGCATCATTTTTTCTCTTAATTTCCTGTAAAAAAGAGAGTGATGAAAATCTAAAGGAATCGCCAAAAAATGAAAATTTAACCAGTCATGTAAATCCGTTTATTGGTACCGGTGGTCATGGACATACGTATCCGGGAGTTAGCCGTCCTTTTGGGATGGTGCAATTAAGCCCTGATAATGGTCAAAATGGTTGGGATTGGTGTTCTGGCTATCATTATTCAGATTCGTTAGTGGCTGGTTTTAGTCATTTACATTTATCGGGAACAGGAATTGGCGATCTGGCAGATATTTTATTTATGCCGGTAAATAAGAAAATTGATCTTACTAAAGCTGTAGAAGAGCAAAAAGATATTCCTTATCTCTCCAAATATACTCATGATAATGAAACTGCTAAGCCTGGTTATTACCAACTGTTTTTAGAAGATTACGATGTTAATGTAGAACTTACCTCTACTTTAAGAACTGGTTACCATCAGTATACTTTTGGCGAAGGAGAAAAGCAATCGGTAATTATCGATTTAGGATTTGCTATTAATTGGGATACGCCAACGGAGACTTCTCTTACTATTGAAGATGAAAACACGATAACAGGATACCGCCACAGTACCGGTTGGGCAAAAAATCAAAAGGTGTTTTTCGTAGCAAAATTCTCTAAGCCTATTGTCAATTCTGAATTTTACACAGAAGCCAAACTTTCTGAAGCAACACAAGTTGAAGGCAAGAAAACCTCAGCACAACTCTATTTCTATAAAGAAGACAAGAATCTTCAGGTTGCCGTTGCTTTATCTTCGGTAAGTCTAGAAAATGCCAAAGAAAATTTAGATAGCGATGCGAATTTCAATTTTGAAGAAATTAAAACCGAATCCAATGAAGTTTGGAATTCTGCACTTTCTGATATTGTAGTAGAATCTAAAACCGATTCTTTAAAAGAAATTTTTTATACCGCATTATATCATGCAAGTTTATCACCGGTAACTTTTAGTGATAAAAATGGCGAATTTCGATTACAGAACGATAGTATCTCTAGCGCTGAAGGAACCACATATTCTACACTGTCTTTGTGGGATACTTTTAGAGCTGAAAATCCGCTGCTAACATTTACTAATCCAGATAAAGTTGCAGACATTATTAATTCTATGCTTGCTTATTACGATGAGAGCGGCGCTTTGCCAGTCTGGACACTTTATGGTAATGAAACTAACACCATGACCGGCTACCATTCGGTTCCAGTAATTGTTGAAGCTTTTACAAAAGGAATTAAAGGATTTGATGCTGAAAGAGCCTACGAAGCTGTAAAAACAACTATGATGCAAGATCAACGTAGTTTGAAAGAGCTTAAAGAATTTGGCTACGTTCCTTACAATTTAGGTAACGAGTCGGTTACTAAAACTTTAGAATATGGCTATAACGACTGGTGTGTAGCGCAAATGGCAAAAGCTTTAAATAAGCAGGAAGATTATAAGTATTTCTCGAAAAGAGCCGAATCCTATAAAAAGCTTTTTGATCCTGAAACCGGATTTATGAGAGGGAAATCTTCTGAAGGAAAATGGCATACTCCTTTTGATCCTAAGCATTCGCAACATCGCGTAAATACTGATTATACTGAAGGTAATGCCTGGCAACATAGCTGGTTTGTATTGCATGATGCTGAAGGTTTAATTCAACTTCACGGTGGAGCAGAACCATTTTCTGAAAAATTAGAGCAACTTTTTAATGAAAGTTCAGAAATAACCGGCGAGCATATTTCCAACGATATTTCAGGATTAATTGGTCAATATGCACATGGTAATGAGCCAAGCCATCATATTGCTTATTTATTTAATAAAGCGGGGAAACCCTGGAAGACGCAAGAATATGTTCACGAGATTTTAGAAACGCAATACTCTACAAATCCAGATGGTTTAAGTGGTAACGAAGATGCAGGGCAAATGTCTGCTTGGTATGTTTTCAGTTCTATGGGATTATATCCGTTTAATCCTGCAAGCGCAACTTACGAGATAGGAACACCGGTTTTCGATAAATCGACAATCAATCTTAAAGGAGGAAATCAATTTTTAATCACAGCAAAAAATCTTTCTCCTGAAAATTTCTATATCCAATCGGCTAAATTGAATGGAAAAGAATTCAACAAAACTACACTTTCACACAAACAAATTTTAGCAGGCGGAACCTTAGAATTTGGAATGGGAAGCGAACCGAATAAAAACTGGGGAACAGCCAAAAAATAA
- a CDS encoding sensor histidine kinase has protein sequence MVIIKFELTYFLISSNVWPEGPETHSLTANYIIQMMLGEFYVISFFTAIKITIDYISTNQKAAKLEQSKLETELRFLRSQISPHFFFNTLNNIYALTLEKSQKAPEVVLKLSELMRYLLYETKNKRQSLEKEILCIQNYLDLERIRYGDNLNVEMEISGEILGKELSPMLLIPFVENAFKHGVNENIGNVFIKIILKVEDDFLYFEVANSVSQKRKKKLPKQLKPSGGIGIKNVKKRLELGYTKDEYKLDIGEKNGHFSIQLKLKLK, from the coding sequence ATGGTGATCATAAAATTTGAACTGACCTACTTTTTAATTAGCAGCAATGTTTGGCCAGAAGGACCAGAAACACATTCCCTAACTGCTAATTATATTATACAAATGATGTTGGGAGAATTTTATGTGATTTCTTTTTTCACAGCGATTAAAATTACTATCGATTATATCTCAACAAACCAAAAAGCAGCTAAACTCGAGCAATCTAAACTAGAAACTGAATTACGCTTTCTGCGTTCGCAAATTTCACCTCATTTTTTCTTTAATACGCTAAATAATATTTATGCGCTAACACTAGAAAAATCACAAAAAGCTCCAGAGGTCGTCCTTAAACTTTCTGAGTTAATGCGCTATCTTCTTTACGAAACAAAAAATAAAAGGCAAAGCCTAGAAAAAGAGATTTTATGCATTCAGAATTATCTGGATCTGGAGCGTATTCGCTACGGAGACAACCTGAATGTCGAAATGGAAATTTCTGGAGAAATTCTAGGAAAAGAATTATCTCCAATGCTCCTTATTCCTTTTGTTGAAAATGCATTTAAACACGGTGTAAATGAAAATATCGGAAATGTTTTTATAAAAATAATATTGAAAGTAGAGGATGATTTCCTTTATTTTGAAGTAGCCAATTCTGTTTCTCAAAAAAGGAAAAAGAAGCTCCCAAAACAACTTAAACCTAGCGGAGGAATAGGAATCAAAAACGTAAAAAAACGATTAGAACTGGGCTATACTAAAGATGAATATAAACTTGATATTGGTGAAAAAAACGGACATTTTTCAATTCAATTAAAACTAAAACTAAAATGA
- a CDS encoding LytR/AlgR family response regulator transcription factor translates to MNLSCIIIDDEPLAIKVIKNYTEQIKELTLQATFTNAVESMNYLQEHEVDLIFLDVNMPLLDGYSFLESLPNIPNVIITTAHSEYAVKGYELEILDFLIKPIPFPRFLKAVNKAIKIKTENQSIVKTTKENEHLFVKVDKKRMHKIYLNDILVIESLKDYIKIITATDKHIVHQTLSSFTESLPQDQFIRIHRSYTISIAKVEAIEGNSIEIAGSRYTIGRSYLNEAKEAILDLGDQD, encoded by the coding sequence ATGAATCTCTCCTGTATCATAATAGATGATGAACCTTTAGCGATAAAGGTGATAAAAAACTATACAGAACAGATTAAGGAGCTTACCCTGCAGGCTACCTTTACCAATGCTGTAGAAAGTATGAATTATCTGCAGGAACATGAGGTCGACTTAATTTTCTTAGATGTAAATATGCCATTACTGGATGGTTATAGTTTTCTTGAAAGTTTACCTAATATCCCCAATGTTATTATTACCACGGCACATTCTGAATATGCTGTGAAAGGATACGAACTTGAAATTTTAGATTTTTTAATCAAACCTATTCCGTTTCCCAGATTTTTAAAAGCTGTAAATAAGGCCATAAAAATTAAAACCGAAAACCAGAGCATCGTTAAAACCACCAAAGAAAATGAACATCTTTTCGTTAAGGTGGATAAAAAGCGAATGCACAAAATCTATCTAAACGATATTTTGGTGATTGAGAGTCTTAAAGATTACATCAAGATTATTACCGCTACAGATAAGCATATTGTACACCAAACACTTAGTAGTTTTACTGAAAGCTTACCGCAGGATCAATTTATTAGAATACACAGATCCTATACTATCTCGATTGCTAAAGTAGAAGCGATTGAAGGAAATAGTATTGAAATTGCCGGAAGTCGCTACACCATTGGCCGTAGTTATTTAAATGAAGCCAAGGAAGCTATTTTAGATTTAGGGGATCAGGATTAA
- a CDS encoding helix-turn-helix domain-containing protein: MRIDVKTLPVNDIIRDISSCFGAPVENASGELKIEIPEHIGEGYIRGSSFNSGIGIITYNCKFLEDIDIHFTLNSIHPLKFIFCSQGSVEHCFENSDESVTIDSFQNIIVSSSGYRGHVLSFKKDVAAHVSSLEIIRSVFSNRDNYQFQGIEPELKEIFKDQVSEKEFFYQGNYSLKSADLMDQMATKDFSGFLRSIFIEGKAFEMLVVQIDQYQDDETEDKLPQILRKSDIEKVNYVARRIEGDLAINLTVEALAKEAGTNVNKLQEGFKYVYDLTVNKYIQHRKLEAAKEMLMTSERNISEIVVSIGLNNRSYFSKIFKEKYGVSPKYFRKSSLRQDQD, translated from the coding sequence ATGAGAATAGATGTCAAAACTTTACCCGTTAACGATATTATTAGAGATATTTCTAGTTGCTTTGGAGCTCCGGTTGAAAACGCTTCGGGAGAATTAAAGATAGAAATACCTGAGCATATAGGTGAAGGTTATATAAGGGGTTCCAGCTTTAATTCAGGCATCGGGATTATAACTTATAACTGTAAATTTTTAGAGGATATCGATATTCATTTTACATTAAATTCTATCCATCCTTTAAAATTTATCTTTTGTTCTCAGGGTAGCGTAGAGCATTGTTTTGAAAATTCAGATGAAAGCGTAACTATAGATAGCTTTCAAAATATCATAGTTTCGAGTAGTGGTTATAGAGGGCATGTGCTTAGCTTTAAAAAAGATGTGGCTGCCCATGTATCGAGTTTAGAAATTATACGTTCGGTATTTTCTAATCGGGATAATTATCAATTTCAGGGTATAGAACCTGAACTGAAAGAGATTTTTAAAGATCAGGTGTCTGAAAAAGAATTCTTCTATCAGGGTAATTATAGTTTAAAGTCGGCAGACTTAATGGATCAAATGGCAACTAAAGATTTTTCTGGATTTTTACGTTCCATCTTTATTGAAGGTAAAGCTTTCGAAATGTTGGTGGTGCAAATCGACCAATATCAGGATGATGAGACGGAAGATAAATTGCCTCAAATTCTTCGAAAATCGGATATTGAGAAAGTGAATTACGTAGCTCGAAGGATAGAGGGAGATCTTGCTATTAATCTTACGGTTGAAGCATTAGCCAAAGAAGCGGGAACCAATGTAAATAAACTTCAGGAAGGTTTTAAGTATGTTTACGATCTTACGGTGAATAAGTATATACAGCATCGAAAACTTGAAGCGGCAAAAGAAATGCTTATGACTTCAGAAAGAAATATTTCTGAAATCGTCGTTTCTATAGGACTTAATAACCGAAGTTATTTTTCTAAAATCTTCAAGGAAAAGTATGGGGTTAGTCCAAAATACTTCAGAAAATCGAGTTTGCGTCAGGATCAGGATTAA
- a CDS encoding arsenosugar biosynthesis-associated peroxidase-like protein codes for MAKNYYDPADLRKFGEITDWSEELGEKFFDYYGKVFEEGALSAREKSLIALAVSHVVKCPYCIDAYTKDGLQRGITKEEMMEAVHAGAAIESGATLVHGVQMMNKYNKLSM; via the coding sequence ATGGCTAAGAATTATTACGATCCTGCAGATTTAAGAAAGTTTGGTGAAATTACAGATTGGAGCGAAGAACTTGGAGAAAAGTTTTTTGACTACTATGGGAAAGTTTTTGAGGAAGGAGCACTCTCTGCACGAGAGAAATCTTTAATCGCTTTGGCTGTTTCGCATGTAGTAAAGTGCCCTTATTGTATCGATGCCTACACTAAAGACGGCTTACAACGAGGAATAACAAAAGAAGAAATGATGGAAGCCGTACATGCAGGAGCAGCAATAGAAAGTGGCGCGACTCTTGTACATGGTGTACAAATGATGAATAAGTATAATAAACTAAGCATGTAG